A stretch of the Gemmatimonadota bacterium genome encodes the following:
- a CDS encoding type II toxin-antitoxin system PemK/MazF family toxin encodes MEPSSAGEVVLVYFPFSDLSRSKLRPSVVLAHVGRGDHVLCQVTSNPYSDPSALELTDESFTSGSLHRVSYARPGKLFTAHSSLIESRVGSLRPDVLDELLDLVVTLLRPQGLTDR; translated from the coding sequence GTGGAGCCATCTTCAGCGGGAGAAGTAGTCCTCGTTTATTTCCCCTTTTCGGATCTTTCCCGTTCGAAGCTTCGGCCGAGCGTGGTGCTCGCTCACGTTGGTCGTGGGGACCACGTCCTTTGTCAGGTCACGAGCAACCCGTATTCCGATCCGTCCGCTCTCGAACTGACTGATGAATCGTTCACTTCAGGCTCGTTGCACCGTGTAAGCTACGCGCGGCCGGGCAAGCTCTTCACCGCCCACTCCTCTTTGATCGAGTCGCGTGTCGGTTCTCTCAGACCTGATGTCCTCGACGAGCTCCTTGATCTGGTGGTCACGCTCCTGCGGCCTCAAGGCTTAACGGATCGGTGA